From a region of the Streptacidiphilus albus JL83 genome:
- a CDS encoding ABC transporter ATP-binding protein → MSVIEVTDLRKAYRGREALHGVSFTVEQGEIFGLVGPNGAGKTTTVECVEGLRHPDGGTVRVLGLDPRRQGLQLRRRIGVQLQQAQLQENLRVSEALELYASFYEHPRDPRQLLRAWGLEEKRDARFGKLSGGQQQRLFIALALVGDPEVVFLDELTTGLDPQARRAAWELVRQLRDEGVTIVLVSHFMDEVEALCDRAAVLDQGRIVACGTPQQLVAAVGAQTAVSFRPTASEGLDLEQLRALPGVTRVEQRNGTVTVTGTGGLTDTVTGHLARKQQVVTQLRIHEQNLDDAYIALTGGEK, encoded by the coding sequence ATGTCAGTCATCGAGGTCACCGACCTCCGCAAGGCCTACCGGGGCCGGGAGGCGCTGCACGGCGTCTCCTTCACGGTCGAGCAGGGGGAGATCTTCGGCCTGGTCGGACCGAACGGGGCAGGGAAGACCACCACCGTGGAGTGCGTCGAGGGACTGCGCCACCCCGACGGCGGGACGGTCAGGGTGCTCGGCCTGGACCCCCGCCGACAGGGCCTGCAGCTGCGCCGGCGGATCGGCGTCCAGCTCCAGCAGGCGCAGCTGCAGGAGAACCTGAGGGTGAGTGAGGCGCTGGAGCTGTACGCCTCCTTCTACGAGCACCCGCGCGACCCGCGGCAGCTGCTGCGAGCCTGGGGCCTGGAGGAGAAGCGCGACGCCCGCTTCGGCAAGCTCTCCGGCGGCCAGCAGCAGCGGCTGTTCATCGCGCTCGCCCTGGTCGGCGACCCGGAGGTGGTCTTCCTGGACGAACTCACCACCGGCCTGGACCCGCAGGCCCGCCGGGCGGCCTGGGAGCTGGTCCGGCAGCTCCGCGACGAGGGCGTGACCATCGTCCTGGTCTCGCACTTCATGGACGAGGTCGAGGCGCTCTGCGACCGGGCCGCCGTGCTGGACCAGGGCCGGATCGTCGCCTGCGGCACCCCGCAGCAGCTGGTGGCGGCGGTCGGCGCGCAGACCGCCGTCAGCTTCCGGCCGACCGCGTCGGAGGGTCTCGACCTGGAGCAGCTGCGGGCGCTGCCCGGCGTCACCCGGGTCGAGCAGCGGAACGGCACGGTCACGGTGACCGGGACCGGCGGGCTGACCGACACCGTCACCGGCCACCTGGCCAGGAAACAGCAGGTCGTGACCCAGCTGCGGATCCACGAGCAGAACCTCGACGACGCCTACATCGCACTCACCGGAGGCGAGAAGTGA
- a CDS encoding ATP-grasp domain-containing protein — MADIVLLTGRTMPREVPENGLLVAELAALGATAEIQPWDEPLDWSAVGLAVVRTTWDYWLRHEEFTTWAERVDGLTRLQNPAEVLRWNSHKGYLAELDALGVPVVPTRLVGRGASERDRADALAPFGDAEVVLKPAVSAGARGALRAVAADAAAAVHLAELVAEGDALVQPFAESVLAAGEVSLVFFDGEYSHAVRKVPASGEYRIHEHHGGTVRPHTATEAELAVARRALATAPAATSYGRVDLVEFERGPAVMELELIEPELFLPYAPGATARYARTLTALLQH; from the coding sequence GTGGCGGACATCGTGCTGCTCACCGGACGCACCATGCCTCGCGAGGTGCCCGAGAACGGCCTGCTGGTCGCGGAGTTGGCGGCGCTCGGCGCCACCGCCGAGATCCAGCCCTGGGACGAGCCGCTGGACTGGTCGGCCGTCGGCCTGGCCGTGGTACGCACCACCTGGGACTACTGGCTCCGGCACGAGGAGTTCACCACCTGGGCGGAGCGGGTAGACGGGCTGACCCGGCTGCAGAACCCGGCCGAGGTGCTCCGCTGGAACAGCCACAAGGGCTACCTCGCCGAACTGGACGCGCTGGGCGTGCCGGTGGTGCCGACCCGGCTGGTCGGGCGGGGCGCCTCCGAGCGGGACCGGGCCGACGCGCTCGCCCCCTTCGGCGACGCCGAGGTCGTGCTGAAGCCGGCCGTCTCGGCCGGTGCGCGCGGCGCGCTGCGGGCGGTCGCCGCCGACGCCGCGGCGGCGGTCCACCTGGCCGAACTGGTCGCGGAGGGCGACGCGCTGGTGCAGCCCTTCGCCGAGTCGGTGCTCGCCGCCGGGGAGGTGTCGCTGGTCTTCTTCGACGGCGAGTACAGCCACGCGGTCCGCAAGGTCCCTGCCTCCGGCGAGTACCGGATCCATGAGCACCACGGCGGCACGGTCCGGCCGCACACCGCCACCGAGGCCGAACTGGCCGTCGCCCGCCGCGCCCTGGCCACCGCCCCGGCCGCGACCAGCTACGGCCGGGTCGACCTGGTCGAGTTCGAGCGGGGCCCGGCCGTGATGGAGCTGGAGCTGATCGAGCCCGAGCTCTTCCTCCCCTACGCGCCCGGTGCCACCGCCCGCTACGCCCGCACCCTCACGGCGCTGCTGCAGCACTGA
- a CDS encoding zinc-dependent alcohol dehydrogenase family protein — MKSYHLDPAAGERALTVREHPDPRPGAGQAVVRVRASSLSFRELMVLDGDYPLPIRPDVVPVCAGAGEVVAVGAGVGRVAVGDRVMPGVFPRWLDGPFAYESADQLGSSLDGMLTELALLDAEGLVPVPEHLSYEEAAALPLTAVTAWNALTGGRPPMPGETVLTLGSGSVSLFALQLATAAGARVIATTSGPEKARRLRGLGADAVVDRRSTPDWEQEVRALTGGRGVDRVVEVAGTLERSLKAVALDGEVAFVGHWLAREQARAVPLDVLFGSVARLRCVAVGSRAQFTAMNRAVTAHRLRPVVDRVFPFAEAPAAFRHVRAGGHLGTTVISHG, encoded by the coding sequence ATGAAGAGCTACCACCTCGATCCGGCAGCGGGGGAACGGGCACTGACGGTCCGTGAGCATCCGGATCCGCGGCCGGGCGCGGGACAGGCCGTGGTCCGGGTCCGGGCCAGTTCGCTCAGCTTCCGTGAGCTGATGGTGCTGGACGGCGACTACCCGCTGCCGATCCGGCCGGATGTGGTCCCGGTCTGCGCCGGGGCCGGCGAGGTGGTCGCCGTCGGTGCGGGGGTCGGCCGGGTCGCGGTCGGGGACCGGGTGATGCCCGGGGTGTTCCCGCGCTGGCTCGACGGCCCGTTCGCCTACGAGAGCGCCGACCAACTCGGCAGCTCGCTCGACGGGATGCTGACCGAGCTGGCGCTCCTCGACGCCGAGGGGCTGGTGCCGGTGCCGGAGCACCTCTCCTACGAGGAGGCGGCGGCGCTGCCGCTGACCGCGGTGACCGCGTGGAACGCGCTCACCGGCGGCCGCCCGCCGATGCCGGGGGAGACGGTGCTGACGCTCGGCTCCGGCTCGGTCTCGCTGTTCGCGCTGCAGCTCGCCACCGCGGCCGGGGCACGGGTGATCGCCACCACCAGCGGCCCGGAGAAGGCCCGGAGGCTGCGCGGGCTCGGGGCCGACGCGGTGGTCGACCGCCGGTCCACGCCCGACTGGGAGCAGGAGGTGCGGGCGCTGACCGGCGGACGCGGCGTCGACCGGGTGGTCGAGGTCGCGGGCACCCTGGAGCGGTCGCTGAAGGCGGTGGCGCTCGACGGGGAGGTCGCCTTCGTCGGCCACTGGCTGGCGCGCGAGCAGGCGAGGGCGGTCCCGCTGGACGTGCTGTTCGGCTCGGTGGCCCGGCTGCGCTGTGTCGCGGTCGGCAGCCGGGCCCAGTTCACGGCGATGAACCGGGCGGTGACGGCGCACCGGCTGCGGCCGGTGGTCGACCGGGTGTTCCCCTTCGCGGAGGCACCGGCCGCCTTCCGGCACGTCCGCGCGGGCGGTCACCTGGGGACGACGGTCATCAGCCACGGCTGA
- a CDS encoding response regulator translates to MSDTTSAPLRLLIVDDHPVVRDGLRGVFSTEPGFEVVGEAGDGAEALVLAASLAPDVVLMDLRMPRMDGVTAIRALAEQGSSARVLVLTTYDTDSDVLPAIRAGATGYLLKDSAREDLYRAVRAAAQGQTALSPAVATRLMGQVRAPVEEPVSPRELEVLGLVASGCTNREAAARLFISEATVKTHLLHIYAKLEVKDRASAVAAAYRRGLL, encoded by the coding sequence ATGTCTGACACCACCTCGGCCCCCTTGCGGCTGCTGATCGTCGACGACCACCCGGTGGTCCGCGACGGGCTGCGCGGGGTGTTCTCGACCGAGCCCGGGTTCGAGGTGGTCGGCGAGGCCGGCGACGGCGCGGAGGCGCTGGTGCTGGCCGCCTCGCTGGCCCCGGACGTGGTGCTGATGGACCTGCGGATGCCCCGGATGGACGGCGTCACCGCGATCCGGGCGCTGGCCGAACAGGGCAGCTCGGCCCGGGTGCTGGTGCTGACCACCTATGACACCGACAGCGACGTGCTGCCGGCGATCCGGGCCGGGGCCACCGGCTACCTGCTCAAGGACAGCGCCCGCGAGGACCTGTACCGGGCGGTCCGGGCGGCGGCGCAGGGGCAGACCGCTCTCTCGCCGGCCGTGGCCACCCGGCTGATGGGCCAGGTCCGCGCCCCGGTCGAGGAGCCGGTCAGCCCGCGCGAGCTGGAGGTGCTGGGGCTGGTGGCCTCCGGCTGCACCAACCGGGAGGCGGCGGCCCGGCTGTTCATCAGCGAGGCCACCGTCAAGACCCATCTGCTGCACATCTACGCCAAGCTGGAGGTCAAGGACCGGGCCTCGGCGGTGGCCGCGGCCTACCGCCGGGGGCTGCTCTGA
- a CDS encoding MerR family transcriptional regulator: MRIGDAAAAAGTTPRALRFYEQRGLLPAPPRTATGQREYREQDVARLRAIRELLSIGLTVEDLRSVADRLHLVDGYVEPCAGADRCACCACEPAEPGVSVAEQRIAVLDAEIGRLTGLREQLVARVRQGHRRAR, from the coding sequence ATGCGGATCGGGGACGCGGCGGCGGCAGCGGGGACGACCCCCCGGGCGCTGCGCTTCTACGAGCAGCGGGGGCTGCTGCCGGCGCCGCCGCGCACGGCCACCGGGCAGCGGGAGTACCGGGAGCAGGACGTCGCCAGGCTGCGGGCGATCCGGGAGCTGCTGTCCATCGGACTGACCGTCGAGGACCTTCGGTCCGTCGCCGACCGGCTCCATCTGGTGGACGGGTACGTGGAGCCGTGCGCCGGCGCCGACCGGTGCGCCTGCTGCGCCTGCGAGCCGGCGGAGCCCGGGGTCAGCGTCGCGGAGCAGCGGATCGCCGTCCTGGACGCGGAGATCGGCCGGCTGACCGGGCTGCGCGAGCAGCTGGTCGCCCGCGTCCGGCAGGGCCACCGCCGGGCGCGGTGA
- the hrpB gene encoding ATP-dependent helicase HrpB has product MNPAWRELPVRDAVPELQRALAEQGTAVLAAPPGTGKTTLVPLALAGLVPELPGPPLRVLVAEPRRLAVRAAARRMAWLLGEGAEEPSGRVGHTMRGERRVGPRTVVEVVTTGVLLQRLQREPELDGVDVVVLDECHERHLDADTALAFLLDVRATLRPDLRLVCASATSDTAAWARLLGGEGEPAPVVEAHGVSHPVELVWSPPPRPVRPPQGLRTDPALLEHVADTVRRALREHRGDVLCFLPGTGEIARVAGLLDGTGGDVELLQLHGRAAAAVQDAVLRPGGRRRVVLSTSVAESSLTVPGVRVVVDCGLSREPRTDHARGLSSLVTVRASLATGRQRAGRAGREAPGTVYRCWAEAEDARAKRLPTPEILLADLTSFALQAACWGDPDAHGLALPDAPPEGAMAAARQTLTALGAVDADGRASGRGQRIARTGLHPRLARALLDAAPQVGDRRAAELVALLSEEPPRALGDDLAAVWRTLRDGRDPSAGRWREEVRRLRQHLGGGAGADAGADAGASGGAGAGRVRGAAELPDASAAGLVVALAFPERIARARAPRPRGETPERGAHGLAPVRSSYVMASGTAAETTAGSALTGVEWLAVAVADRPAGSPSARLQRAAALDEALARAAGAGLLTVREEVRWTVPPGGRRGDVAARRVESLGAIELSAVPLTAPDRGLLRAALLEGLAREGVGELLTWSAGAAGLRERMAFLHRWIGEPWPDVGDEALLAAAEDWLEPELSRARRRADLERLDTASALNRLLPWAGGAAGRLDELAPERITVPSGSRVRVDYSGERPVLAVKLQELFGWESAPALAGGRAPLTVHLLSPAGRPAAVTGDLASFWREGYRAVRADLRGRYPRHPWPEDPAAAEPTRRLNPRR; this is encoded by the coding sequence GTGAACCCTGCCTGGCGTGAGCTGCCCGTCCGCGATGCCGTCCCCGAGCTCCAGCGCGCGCTGGCGGAGCAGGGGACGGCCGTGCTCGCGGCGCCGCCCGGGACCGGCAAGACCACGCTGGTGCCGCTCGCGCTGGCCGGGCTGGTGCCGGAGCTGCCGGGGCCGCCGCTGCGGGTGCTGGTCGCCGAACCGCGCCGACTGGCGGTCCGGGCCGCCGCCCGGCGGATGGCCTGGCTGCTGGGGGAGGGCGCGGAGGAGCCGTCCGGCCGGGTCGGGCACACCATGCGCGGCGAGCGGCGGGTGGGGCCGCGGACCGTGGTGGAGGTGGTCACCACCGGTGTGCTGCTGCAGCGGCTCCAGCGCGAACCCGAACTCGACGGCGTGGACGTGGTGGTGCTGGACGAGTGCCACGAGCGCCACCTCGACGCCGACACCGCCCTCGCCTTCCTGCTCGACGTCCGCGCCACGCTCCGCCCCGACCTGCGGCTGGTCTGCGCCTCGGCCACCTCCGACACCGCCGCCTGGGCGCGGCTGCTGGGCGGCGAGGGGGAGCCCGCGCCGGTGGTGGAGGCGCACGGCGTCAGCCACCCGGTCGAACTGGTCTGGTCGCCGCCACCGCGTCCGGTCCGGCCGCCGCAGGGCCTGCGGACCGACCCGGCGCTGCTGGAGCATGTCGCCGACACGGTGCGCCGGGCACTGCGCGAGCACCGGGGCGATGTGCTCTGCTTCCTGCCCGGGACCGGCGAGATCGCCCGGGTCGCCGGGCTGCTGGACGGCACCGGCGGGGACGTCGAGCTGCTGCAGCTGCACGGCCGCGCGGCGGCCGCGGTGCAGGACGCGGTGCTGCGCCCGGGCGGGCGGCGCCGGGTGGTGCTGTCGACCTCGGTCGCCGAGTCCTCGCTGACCGTCCCCGGCGTCCGGGTGGTGGTCGACTGCGGGCTCTCCCGGGAGCCCCGGACCGACCACGCCCGGGGGCTGTCCAGCCTGGTCACCGTCCGGGCCTCGCTGGCGACCGGCCGGCAGCGGGCGGGCCGGGCCGGGCGCGAGGCCCCGGGCACCGTCTACCGCTGCTGGGCCGAGGCCGAGGACGCCCGCGCCAAGCGGCTGCCGACACCCGAGATCCTGCTCGCCGACCTCACCTCCTTCGCGCTCCAGGCCGCCTGCTGGGGCGACCCGGACGCCCACGGGCTCGCGCTGCCCGACGCGCCGCCGGAGGGCGCGATGGCCGCCGCGCGGCAGACCCTGACCGCGCTGGGCGCGGTGGACGCCGACGGCCGGGCGAGCGGACGCGGGCAGCGGATCGCCCGGACCGGGCTGCACCCCCGGCTGGCCCGCGCTCTGCTCGACGCCGCCCCGCAGGTCGGCGACCGGCGTGCGGCGGAGCTGGTCGCGCTGCTCTCGGAGGAGCCGCCGCGCGCCCTCGGCGACGACCTGGCCGCCGTCTGGCGGACGCTCAGGGACGGCCGCGACCCCTCGGCCGGGCGCTGGCGCGAGGAGGTCCGTCGACTGCGGCAGCACCTGGGCGGCGGCGCGGGCGCGGACGCGGGCGCGGACGCGGGCGCGAGTGGCGGCGCGGGCGCGGGCCGGGTCCGGGGCGCCGCCGAGCTGCCCGACGCCTCGGCCGCCGGACTGGTGGTCGCGCTGGCCTTCCCGGAGCGGATCGCCCGCGCCAGGGCGCCCAGGCCGCGCGGCGAGACGCCCGAGCGCGGCGCCCACGGCCTCGCACCTGTCCGCAGCTCCTATGTCATGGCCTCCGGCACCGCCGCCGAGACCACGGCGGGATCGGCGCTGACCGGGGTGGAGTGGCTGGCCGTCGCGGTCGCCGACCGCCCCGCCGGATCGCCCTCGGCCCGGCTCCAGCGGGCCGCCGCCCTCGACGAGGCGCTGGCCAGGGCGGCCGGGGCCGGGCTGCTGACGGTCCGTGAGGAGGTCCGCTGGACCGTGCCGCCGGGCGGCCGCCGGGGTGACGTGGCCGCGCGCCGGGTGGAGTCGCTGGGCGCGATCGAGCTGTCCGCCGTCCCGCTCACCGCCCCCGACCGGGGGCTGCTCCGGGCCGCGCTGCTGGAGGGGCTGGCCCGGGAGGGTGTCGGGGAGCTGCTGACCTGGTCGGCCGGGGCGGCCGGGCTGCGCGAGCGGATGGCGTTCCTGCACCGCTGGATCGGCGAGCCCTGGCCCGACGTCGGCGACGAGGCGCTGCTCGCGGCGGCCGAGGACTGGCTGGAGCCCGAGCTCTCCCGGGCCCGCCGCCGCGCCGACCTGGAGCGGCTGGACACCGCCTCGGCGCTGAACCGACTGCTGCCCTGGGCCGGCGGTGCGGCCGGTCGGCTGGACGAGCTGGCGCCGGAGCGGATCACCGTGCCCTCGGGCTCCCGGGTGCGGGTCGACTACTCGGGCGAGCGGCCGGTGCTGGCGGTCAAGCTGCAGGAGCTGTTCGGCTGGGAGTCCGCCCCGGCGCTGGCCGGCGGGCGCGCGCCGCTGACGGTCCATCTGCTCTCACCGGCCGGGCGTCCGGCCGCCGTCACCGGCGACCTGGCGTCCTTCTGGCGCGAGGGCTACCGGGCCGTCCGGGCCGATCTGCGCGGACGCTATCCGCGCCACCCCTGGCCGGAGGACCCGGCCGCCGCCGAGCCCACCCGGCGGCTCAACCCGCGCCGGTAG
- a CDS encoding sensor histidine kinase, which produces MSADTAARAAGSVRGAPVAADGGPFGGPGADIERLDRWERLLARVLLAIPFGALLLSVVLGLAVNVGNRTTVIRILVLGTAAGAWLLVRIVLDRFRPARSRAALRTDIGHFVVLWALIVLMNLVSPFFGFFAFGGYLQAIRYLRGWVLAAGVAVTALPIAYSQTGGVPPASVEAWIGFAVILVFDLMVVGVMVTMGLVGEAQAEHFRRVSAELAGTNARLTETLLENAGLHAQLVHQAHEAGAADERQRLAREIHDTIAQGLTGIVTQLQAAEQAGQERQRHLDNAARLARDSLVEARRAVSALRPVQLQDTELPEALADVVAAWRELQRIPAELTVTGRVLPLHPEVEVALLRAAQESLANVAKHAGASRVGLTLSYMGDVVTLDVRDDGRGFDPAAPAPTGAPGGPGTDGGYGLGVMRQRLQRLAGSLEIESEPGSGTAVCASAPAIPREEAHV; this is translated from the coding sequence ATGTCCGCCGACACGGCCGCCCGTGCCGCAGGTTCCGTCCGAGGGGCCCCCGTCGCCGCCGATGGTGGCCCCTTCGGCGGGCCGGGGGCGGACATCGAGCGGCTCGACCGCTGGGAGCGACTGCTGGCCCGGGTGCTGCTGGCGATCCCGTTCGGGGCGCTGCTGCTGTCCGTCGTCCTCGGCCTCGCGGTGAACGTCGGCAACCGGACCACGGTCATCCGGATCCTGGTGCTGGGCACGGCCGCCGGGGCCTGGCTGCTGGTGCGGATCGTGCTGGACCGCTTCCGGCCGGCCCGGAGCCGGGCCGCGCTCCGGACGGACATCGGGCACTTCGTCGTGCTGTGGGCGCTGATCGTGCTGATGAACCTGGTGAGCCCCTTCTTCGGCTTCTTCGCCTTCGGCGGCTACCTCCAGGCCATCCGCTACCTGCGCGGTTGGGTCCTCGCGGCCGGGGTGGCGGTCACCGCCCTCCCCATCGCCTACTCGCAGACCGGCGGGGTGCCCCCGGCCTCGGTCGAGGCCTGGATCGGCTTCGCGGTGATCCTGGTCTTCGACCTGATGGTGGTCGGCGTGATGGTCACCATGGGGCTGGTGGGCGAGGCCCAGGCCGAGCACTTCCGCCGGGTCTCCGCCGAACTGGCCGGGACCAACGCCCGACTCACCGAGACCCTGCTGGAGAACGCCGGCCTGCACGCCCAACTCGTGCACCAGGCCCACGAGGCCGGGGCGGCCGACGAACGGCAGCGGCTGGCGCGGGAGATCCACGACACCATCGCCCAGGGGCTGACCGGCATCGTCACCCAGCTCCAGGCCGCCGAGCAGGCCGGCCAGGAGCGGCAGCGCCACCTGGACAACGCCGCCCGGCTGGCCAGGGACAGCCTGGTCGAGGCGCGGCGCGCGGTGTCGGCGCTGCGCCCGGTCCAGCTGCAGGACACCGAACTGCCGGAGGCACTCGCCGACGTGGTCGCCGCCTGGCGCGAACTCCAGCGGATCCCGGCCGAGTTGACCGTGACCGGACGGGTGCTGCCGCTGCATCCGGAGGTCGAGGTGGCGCTGCTGCGGGCCGCGCAGGAGTCGCTGGCCAATGTCGCCAAGCACGCCGGGGCCTCCCGGGTCGGGCTCACCCTCTCCTACATGGGCGACGTCGTCACCCTGGACGTCCGAGACGACGGACGGGGCTTCGACCCGGCCGCCCCGGCGCCGACCGGTGCCCCCGGCGGGCCGGGGACGGACGGCGGCTACGGCCTCGGCGTGATGCGGCAGCGGCTGCAACGGCTGGCCGGCAGCCTGGAGATCGAGTCGGAACCAGGGTCCGGCACGGCGGTCTGCGCCTCGGCGCCGGCCATCCCCCGAGAGGAAGCGCATGTCTGA
- a CDS encoding GNAT family N-acetyltransferase: MPIPSVPELVHAWVDGWTVSRGTDGPVTTPWGLRVEVGEPGHQARHVLPEADEALLRALSAAETAPEVWIKTFVEPERVAAGLGSGWNGSHNGELMATRLRRSAVAVPDGYRVESEYVDAVTQLRVLAEDGSVAAKGRVAVTGGSAVVDRISTDPEHRRRGLGSVVMRTLANTAVDAGAELGVLGASFEGRALYLTLGWEVRAPLNSYVREPQPAA; this comes from the coding sequence ATGCCCATCCCGTCCGTACCGGAACTCGTCCACGCCTGGGTCGACGGCTGGACCGTCTCGCGCGGGACGGACGGCCCGGTGACCACCCCCTGGGGGCTGCGGGTCGAGGTCGGGGAGCCGGGCCACCAGGCCCGCCATGTCCTGCCCGAGGCGGACGAGGCACTGCTGCGCGCGCTCTCCGCCGCCGAGACCGCCCCGGAGGTCTGGATCAAGACCTTCGTCGAGCCGGAGCGGGTCGCGGCCGGTCTCGGCAGCGGCTGGAACGGCAGCCACAACGGCGAGCTGATGGCCACTCGGCTACGGCGCAGCGCCGTCGCCGTCCCGGACGGCTACCGGGTGGAGTCCGAGTACGTCGACGCCGTCACCCAGCTCCGGGTGCTGGCCGAGGACGGCAGCGTCGCCGCCAAGGGCCGGGTGGCCGTCACCGGCGGCAGCGCCGTGGTCGACCGGATCAGCACCGACCCGGAGCACCGGCGGCGCGGCCTCGGCAGCGTGGTGATGCGCACCCTGGCGAACACCGCCGTCGACGCGGGCGCCGAACTCGGCGTCCTCGGCGCCTCGTTCGAGGGCCGGGCACTCTACCTGACCCTGGGCTGGGAGGTCCGGGCCCCGCTCAACAGCTATGTCAGGGAGCCGCAGCCCGCAGCCTGA
- a CDS encoding ABC transporter permease encodes MTSSTEMQALRKLTATEARLFLREPAAWFFTLVFPTLLMVILGSIPTFRTRQADLHGLSLIQSYAPVMVVFTLTMLGMNGAAPVLTSYRERGVLRRLSAAPVPSRLLLGALTLLYLGVAVVSLLLVVVVGRLAFQVPLPKQPLALVLVFLLAAASLFAVGLFVAALAPGAKSGNAIGAALFFPLMFFAGLWVPRALMPSLLRTISDFLPTGAATQAVQDSWQGHWPQLGDLATMGLFALVVGFAAARLFRWE; translated from the coding sequence GTGACCAGCAGCACCGAGATGCAGGCCCTGCGCAAGCTCACCGCGACCGAGGCCCGGCTGTTCCTGCGGGAGCCCGCCGCCTGGTTCTTCACCCTGGTCTTCCCGACCCTGCTGATGGTGATCCTCGGCTCGATCCCCACCTTCCGCACCCGGCAGGCCGACCTGCACGGGCTCAGCCTGATCCAGTCCTATGCACCGGTCATGGTGGTGTTCACCCTCACCATGCTGGGGATGAACGGCGCCGCCCCGGTGCTGACCTCCTACCGGGAGCGCGGAGTGCTGCGGCGGCTGTCCGCCGCGCCGGTGCCGTCCAGGCTGCTGCTGGGCGCGCTGACGCTGCTCTACCTCGGGGTGGCCGTGGTCTCGCTGCTGCTGGTCGTGGTCGTCGGCCGGCTGGCGTTCCAGGTGCCGCTGCCGAAGCAGCCGCTCGCCCTGGTGCTGGTCTTCCTGCTGGCCGCCGCCTCGCTCTTCGCGGTCGGGCTGTTCGTCGCCGCGCTGGCGCCCGGCGCCAAGTCCGGCAACGCCATCGGGGCCGCGCTGTTCTTCCCGCTGATGTTCTTCGCCGGGCTGTGGGTGCCGCGCGCGCTGATGCCCTCGCTGCTGCGCACCATCAGCGACTTCCTGCCGACCGGGGCCGCGACCCAGGCGGTGCAGGACAGTTGGCAGGGGCATTGGCCGCAGCTGGGTGATCTTGCAACAATGGGGCTCTTCGCCCTCGTCGTCGGATTCGCCGCGGCCAGGCTCTTCCGCTGGGAGTAG
- a CDS encoding helix-turn-helix domain-containing protein: MDTISGPGGFAAELRRRRTARRLSQLELAERAGTTQRHLSYLEQERSAPGRTMVIRLAESLGLSLRERNALLHSAGYAPVFPESRWEEPLLGPVREALDSILTGHLPYPALVLRPYGEVVAANSAVSLLTEGASAELLRPPVNMLRLMLHPDGMAGRVRNLAAWGRHVLENMRAQARRSADPRLDLFIAELSGYLPEQPPGPDHLGFAVPLRLSCGAGTLALITTLTSFATATDVTLAELHLEAFLPADAGTAAILRARAGSTPSLMMNSQASFE, from the coding sequence GTGGACACCATCAGCGGACCGGGCGGGTTCGCCGCCGAGCTCCGGCGCCGACGCACCGCCCGGCGGCTGAGCCAGCTGGAGCTGGCCGAGCGGGCCGGGACGACGCAGCGGCACCTGAGCTACCTGGAGCAGGAGCGCTCGGCCCCGGGCCGGACGATGGTGATCCGGCTGGCCGAGTCGCTGGGGCTGTCGCTGCGCGAGCGCAACGCCCTGCTGCACAGCGCCGGCTACGCACCCGTCTTCCCGGAGTCCCGCTGGGAGGAACCGCTGCTCGGGCCGGTCCGGGAGGCCCTCGACTCCATCCTGACCGGCCATCTGCCGTACCCGGCCCTGGTCCTGCGCCCCTACGGCGAGGTCGTCGCGGCCAACAGCGCGGTGTCGCTGCTCACCGAGGGCGCGTCGGCGGAGCTGCTGCGCCCGCCGGTCAACATGTTGCGGTTGATGCTCCACCCGGACGGGATGGCCGGACGGGTCCGCAACCTGGCCGCCTGGGGACGGCACGTGCTGGAGAACATGCGCGCCCAGGCCCGCCGCAGCGCCGACCCCCGGCTCGACCTGTTCATCGCCGAACTGTCGGGCTACCTTCCCGAGCAGCCGCCCGGCCCCGACCACCTGGGGTTCGCCGTGCCGCTGCGGCTCTCCTGCGGTGCGGGCACACTGGCCCTGATCACCACCCTCACCTCCTTCGCCACCGCCACCGACGTCACCCTGGCCGAGCTGCACCTGGAGGCGTTCCTCCCGGCCGACGCCGGCACCGCCGCCATCCTCCGCGCCCGGGCCGGGTCGACCCCCTCCCTTATGATGAACAGCCAAGCGTCGTTCGAATAA